DNA from Podospora pseudopauciseta strain CBS 411.78 chromosome 5 map unlocalized CBS411.78m_5, whole genome shotgun sequence:
TGCAGGGTCTGTCACGACCACGTTCACCAGCAGGCGAACCCTGGTCAGAACAGGTCCATGGTTGACGGCTTGCATACCGAGGGATTGGATAAGGCGAAGAACTGGGGAAAAAGAGGCGAGGAGCCCCTGTGGCGCACATGGCATCGGTGGTCTTTGGGACAGAACAGACAGTCAGAAAACCGTCCCAGGGAGAAAATGCTGCTGGCTCCTCCGGCATCCGTGATAAGCCGGGTACACCGACCGTCGGTTTGGCATAGTTGGCGGCTGAGACGGCCGGCGGACCGATTGGACCAGGTGAACAAAAACGAGGCTACCGGTGTGCTTCTTGTACACCTGAGCTAACCAAACAAACGGGAGCTATCCAGCCTCAGAAcaggctgttgctgatgaAGCTTTGGCGATGTGCCACGGTTCGCCGTTGAAGATTGCGGAAGGGTGGGGTATCAGCTCTGAGGTCCGACAGGGGATGAGGCGCCCAGACcaggtggggggtggtgggtgggtaggGCTTGGACGTGATGGGCTCCACCACAAACCGATCCTTCATGGGTTCATCATGAACCTCTTTCCCCATCGAGATGCCTTCATTTTCTGTGCAGCGAAGCACCTCGCATTATTCTCATGCCGGTGACATTGCGATGGCAACACCTCTGTGTTGCCAGACTGTCCCGACGTGACCTCACTGCAGACCGACCGTCGCAATATCAGACAGCCTGCGCCAACAGTGTTTCATGCCACTCAGCAGCGCGTCAACGACGCCCTTGAACGCGACCTTTGTCAGCAGGAACAACACTTGGAACACTTATCACAAGCATCACAGGCGAACACTCGAGCCATTTGCAACCGCAACCTCCTATCAAAAAGACGCATTTCATCGCCATTACACATCCCGCGGCTCAACGTCTCCTTATCAACTGCCCAGACCTCTCCCCAGTCGTCAATCATACCTTATCCGCTAGTGCCATGCAGTCAATGCCTAGTGGACTGCCAGGGGGATCACGGGCCCAGACGCTCCCTCCACACACAACCTCTGCCTTGGAgacctcgacaacctcatcgGTCATCTCGTCCTGCATCAGAAGGTCGCACCGTTGTAGGGTAGCCCCCTCTTTCATATTGGGACAGGGTACACGATGGTGCATCACTATCGTGCCGCCCGGGAAACTGGATGGTTCAGGAAGCCCTGATCCCCAGACCCCAATTCCACGGTACCATCATGGACGACATAAATCTCCTAGGGCATCATATCACGTACCTACTTCGCATGGCTCTTGTTCTGGCCCACGATGGATAGCTTTCCTCGTGAACTGCTGTAGATCAAGCTGATCCGCCTTTGcttttcttcatctttcCTTCCCTTTTGTGTTTCCGATCAGCTCCCAAGTATTGCATCTGCTTACTGCCGGCCCTTCTTGTTGTCTTGGCACCTTATTATTGCCCGGCCGATAAGCAGCCCGCAACGTTGATACCTCACCCGGCCTGCAGGTGTGCGCCGAGATTCCAGACGAGGATTGCGACTGCATACAGCCTTGACCCGAGCAATCGGCTTGGTCCCCGTCTCTGACGCAGCATTCTCGAATAGGAGAGGCCTGAGAACCAACGATACATGTAAGGGAAGACGGACTCCCACTCGCCGCCACATTGGGAAAAAGCAAGCAGCATCCCGTTCCTTTTCGTCGAACGAGAATTTCCACccatctttttcttcccctcctttgCTCTCGACCTCGACGGTTCCTGTTTCTTTCTTGCGCGACATACGCTCCTTTCCCACCCCCTACCCGCGTCAATATAACTGCTGACGAGTCTCAACTTTGCCGTCCATCTGCAGTCCAACGCCCTCCACCGGAGCCGAAGCGGCAGTCAAAAGATTTTTGCAAGCGCCTCTTGAGTGCAGAAACGGCCCGCAACGATCACCCGTGATCACAGACGCCGTTCCCATCAAAACTCTGCCGCGCCCCGCCCATGTTCAAGCTACACCCTACGTTCGACCTAGTTTCACGCACGATTTCTCCAACCTTATTTTCAGCTATACGGCTCTCTTGAGCCTCTTGGACCAGCATCATGTCTGGACGCAGCGCCTACGTGCGCAAAAAGATTACCGAGACGAAGACGGGGGAGCAACAGGGTCATGGTAGAGCCCGGGCAAAATCAACCACCAGCTCCGACAATGTCACCATTAGCGATTACCCGATAGGGTCCATGCCAGCGCTCCGCCAGGAGAGGGATCTTGTGACAGGGGTCGGAACAACAAACGCGCGATTCTTGAAGTTCTCTGAGCATGCTCGCGAAGATGAGACGATGGCATATCGAGGAGACGTTCCCTCATATGTCCCTCAGAGCAGTGGAAGTCAGAGTGGATCCAGTGTGGATGGACGACGAGACGGCGCAAGCACTTCCCAGCGGAATAGGCCGCTCAACGATTTTGCCTATGCTCGTGCGCGGCGGCCGGTCATCAAGACGGAAGATGTGTCAGGGATAGAAAAGTCCGGACTGCGAAGCATGCTGGACAAGAGGAGTGATGACTTTCGGAAGGGGTTGGCCAAGACTTTTGCtttcaagaagaaggacaagaaggggaGCAACGCTGAGAAAGCTGGCGACTTTAGACCAGAGTCTTCGGCCACTGTGCGACCCTCTCCCATTTCAGCTGACTTCAACGACGGCTATGATGCCGACGTTTCACCCATCCAGTATCAACCATCGCCATCTGGACCACATCCCGGGGTTCCTTGGGACGACACAGGAATGCTGTCGCCTCCACCCTCCGGAAAACTACCACCCACACCGGGCTCCTCAGGAGCGCCTCCTATCAGGCGGTGGATAGGAGCTGGAAGACCAGTTCAGCGCTGGAATAAGCTGCGGAAGGATCCAGAGCTGTGGGACCCCAACGGAGATGTGCTGGTGTTCTTTGGGACCAAGGGTCAATCTCCGCGGCCAAACCCATCTTTTCGCTTGTCTTCGCACATCATTGAGGCGACCGAGTCTCGGTTCCTCATTACACTTTTACGAGAGGGCTCGACAGAAGAGGATATCCACTTGCCACCATCGCCTGCCGGCGCACCACCGATGCTGCAACGGCATAACACACACGGGCAACATCTTGCTGCAGGGGGCATCGGTCGTGGTGGGCACCCGACACCACCAGTTTCGGAAGACAACAGCTGGGAGGCTGACGGGCAGATCTCGTACGAAATGTACTTCCCAACCCCCGTCAGCATGAGCAAACTTGACCAGTTTCGACATCACATTACTACCCGCAATGTGTTTGCAATGCTCTACCACTCCTCCCTTGTTGGCTTGTCGTTATACCAAGCTCTGACGGATCTTCACTCAAGACTGGAGTCATACATGCCACCCGAAACTGATAATGTTGGCACCATTCTCAACTATCTATCTGCCCGCGGTACTGATGATGTGCGCAATGACCCGGAGACTGCCGTCAGCCTGCTGGCCTGGAGCGAGCAGAGCGACGtccggtgggaggagggctgGCGCGAGAGCTTCTTGCATTGCGCGGGGATGTACTCACGGCTTGAGACTTGCTCTGATTTCCGATATCTCACTCCTATCACCAGAGCTCTTCTCGAACGCGCGTGTCTCGAGACACAGCTTCGTGTTCAAGCAGCGGAGGAGCGTCTCGCTGCCTTCCAGTATAGCGACATGTGGCCGGCAGCTGTGGCCACAACAGCCAGCACCAGTGGTCCTGTTGGTGCTGCGCCAGCCAAAGCAGCTGCCGACAGATTGCAGAACTTTTTCGTTCAGTACTACACTCGGGAATATGGCTCCTGGCCGCCGCCACTATCACCCTCGGGAGGAGCAGATCCTTATGCCACGGCAATGGTCCAAGGAGTactggaagaagaggaagacatCTGGCTCACCCGGACGGTCGCTCAAGCCTTGCAAAAGGACTTTGCCGCGCTATACGACTACCTCGTCAACCGGGACATTGTCTGGGACGTGTCGGAAGCACGCTCCAGCAGGAAATGGATGATGGTCAGCGAAAGCGGCAATCGAGCCTTTGAGGCTGACACCGAAGACCTCCCGATGACGGACATGCTCATCGAGTTTGACAACAAACACCGCTTCCCTCACATCCCGCACCCTTATCCCCTCGTCCCGGAATccatccccccttctctcAACCCAAACAAGGACGCGCCATCCACCAGCGGAGGCGGCATGTTTGGTAATAAATCCTCCAAAAAGCCCACCGCCACAACCACCCGTGCTGGTGCGCTCGACCGCCGCATCCAACTCGCCTACACTGAAGCAACCAACATCTGCATCCTCGGCTCAGACTTCACCCACTCCGACCTCCTCGATGCCTTTTCCAAGTTTGAGAAATCCGACAAAATCTCCGAAGTTGACCCCGCCACTGCCCGACGGGGCCGATGGGTTCTTGTCTATGGTATCCTCCAAACCCTCGCATCCGTCTCGGTTGACGCCCCCAACGTCCGCTACCGCGACAATGTTACCTACCACCTCTCTCCCCGGCTCAAAGGCAACACCAAGCTCCCCCCGTGGAAAGGCTCTTCCAACCCCTCGGCCAACCCAGAGGCATCCCACGAGTTGTCCCACTGCTGGGTCATCCCCCAAACTTGGCGAGCCACTTCCCAGCACGGGGGGAGCAGCGTATCCAACAGCGGAGCGGAAGAAAACTCGACCGACGAGCAAGACGATTTTTACCCGGCTTATGGCTACGGTGGGAGGTCGTATAACTTCCCCTTGCCGTCCTCCCGGGCGCCCAGTTCGGCGGGTGGGTACAGGAATAACAACAAATCACTCCGCTCCGGCAGCAGCCGCGCACCGTCTACTGCGTATAGTAATAACTTGTCTTCTGCTGCGTCTGTCATGTCTCACTCCGAGACTGGCTCCGAGGCGGGGGGGTCGAGTATCTGGtcgcctcccccttcctcggccGGGGGTGGATCACGGAGGgtagcctcctcctcgcgaCGTCGGGACAATGCCAAGGTTTCGGTGGCtcctggtggaggaggagggaggtatATTGATccagttgaagaaggggggtgggctgCCCCGGGGCAGACCTATGCCTCCCGCCCTGGGACtgggacggggacggggacggggacggggggGTATAacaacaaggaggagggggatgatgggaggaGTTTTACTACTGCTTATACCAGTCgcgggggggagagggatgggAGCCGTgtgaggggggggagtgggaagagggagaggagcagTCCGCCGGTGATACGGGATTTCGACTTTGATGGGTTGGATGTTATTGATGATCATGCTCCTTGAGGGCGGTTTTTGTTAGGGTGGCAGGTGTAGGTGCTACGATATGgaatgggtggtggtgtatcAATATTTTGAGGGGATGTTTTGGGAAAAGGCATGAGGGAGCAAGTAATGGTATTACACTGACACATCCGTTTCATCCAACGCCGCGAAGAATGTTTAGCAGTCCTTTCCACAACTTAATCCTGATTTGAAGGGGTGTTGTTCCTggcacaacccccaaccaaGAATCCCTCTTGTCCCCCCCCGTTGGGCATATTCCCACAGTAAataccccaaccccatcttcGTACCGAAAAGTTCCAAGATACCTGGGAAACAATGTCCTCAGCTTGAGGTACGCCTCGACCCTCTTGTTCAAATCTcccttcctcgtcttcttttATCCATATCTTTTTGACCGCGACGATCTCAAGGGTGGGGTATTCTCTAACCATATGTGGGCCGTGTGGTTTCCAGTCTCCGTTTATCGCATATGTCTGCACTATTCCTTTGCTGTCTTTCCCGTAGTAGAGAGTGTTGCGGGGTTGCCAGGGGAGGATGCATCGTTCTGTTAGTGTGCGGCCGTTTGATGACTTCTCTTCTAATGAAACCGGGTTGAACAAGTTTTGGTAGTCCTTCAACGCCATCCAAGCAGCTGCGTCGGTTCCGAAAACGGCGTCACAGgaatggcgagggaggtgggtgtCGTCtgtgttgttggcgaggaaGTGGGTGATGTATTGAGGTGATGAGCAGGAGACAAGGGTGGAGAGTATGCGGAGGAAGCGGTTTTGTAACGTGGTGATTTGAGCTGGGGAGGTGCTGGGGGGTAGTATCGAGTGAAGTTGGGAGGAAGTCCAGTAGGCTTGGAGGGCGGGgtagggggggggaaggggggacactcggatggtggtggcgggagCAGGCGGTTGCGAAGTCGTTTAAAAGGGGAGAATGTCATATTTATTTGTAGAGCCCTAGAATAAACAATAAACACAGAGATGTCTTGGGAGCAATCGCTTCGTTCACTCATGACAGTTGAAGGCCTTGATGTTGAACGGCCGTGTGGGGTTGTGTTGGTGCCCATCAAACCGCCGCCGGTCTTGACATTTTGCACCAAACACCCCTGATGGGCACCACAAGCTATTCATCACAAAATATCACAGGGCGGCTACCTATCTTTCGTGTCAAAGCTCCTGCTATTGACTGGCACACAAGTTCCGATGACTTTTCAGACGACAGAGATAAAAGGGATTGGGGATACAAACAACCAAAATCGGGACATTTCTAGCGCAACACCCAGCCtgttcatcaacaaccacaccgTCGAGGCAAATCTATACAATCCCTAAAAAGCCAAGCACAATATCAAAAATTCCCCCAAATACACAACGCTCAAAACTCAATGGTCGTCACGTCGTAGACTCGAGCCTTAATATAAACACATTAATCCATCACTCGTAAGATCTCCTGCCCTTAAACATCACACCATTTCCAAGAAAAAAATCCTCATgtaaccccccaccccagcCCTAACTCTCCCACACTCAAACATAAGCCCGATGATGGCTATGCCCCCTGCTCCCAGAATaactcctcgacctcctcgagctcctcgaccCCCCCCTCGACCTACTCACCCTCCTCGTCTCCACATACCTAACCTTCTCATCCCTCGCCGTATGCCTCCCATGCACCCACGCCATCAGCGCCGTGATAAAAAAGAAGACAACATTCATGATTCCCATCGCAAAGCAAGCCTTGAGCATCCCGCAGGTCTTGTCAAAGTTAACGCTGACAACCAGCCACCCGTTTTGTCGCAGAATCGCCCCAGAGGAGCAATCTGCGTTGGCGATCCCACGGAGGTAGTACACGCCCGCGATGAGCGCGCCAAAGAGACAGAGGTCGATGAACCCGACGAATTgggcgttgttggaggagcGGTGGTAGGAGAAAAGAGTAAAAACTGCCcaggcgagggcgaggacggagacgatgaagaggacgaggatggaggttggggtcatgaggttggcggagaggttgatgttgacgaaGTAGGAGAGCATGCCGACGATGGGGACCTGGAGGGGATTGTCAGTACAGGAAGGGGATGTATGCATGGAAGAAGGaacgggagggagggggccgTACGAGGGTCAATATCTCCATGAAGCGCCAAAAGGCGAACATGATTGCGAAGAGCATTTTGGCGATTTGTGCTTTAGGTCAGGCAGCTGTCTTTCGTTATCGTGCACGTATGACGTCCTCAGGGACAAGCGACCGCTGTATGTCTCTGCTCTCGAAAGGAATTCAGGGTCGAGcctgtgtgtgtgtgtgtgtgtgtgtgtgtcgcAAACCAGACCCGACAAacagggaggggtggggCCCGAATCTGTGTTTTTGTTTACCAGCCGTTCGTTCGAGCGTTGCGCAGGAACCCGTTGGACCATCAAACAACCTTATTCTGACGTCTGTGTTGCTGCGTGGATGGAAACAGAaagatgggaggaagagtaaaaaaaaaaaaaggattgCTCGCGATTTGTCAAGAAACGCCGCGCCCACCCGACGCGGCGCAGCTGACACGACACCGCATCCTGATTTTTCCCTCCAGCAGCATCcgacatcttcaacacctgcaggaggaggctgggggggggagtggcCCGTCGTCGGTGAGTTGGATGGTGAGCGGGGGCCAATCAGAGGGGAGATGTTGTGTGACGTtgcgaggaggaagtggggcAGTCACCACGTTGTCGCAAAGTGGTCTGTGCGGAAGTGTTTGCAGGGAAATCCGAGAGGTTGGTGCCTGGTGgaggtttttatttttaattttttgGATGAACCTTGATGGACAGGCACAACTACTTATTCTCCTTGGAGCAAGGAGCACTGCTATGCTCTATCCCCGCACCGCCCTCGCTATCCAACTCATCAAGAGCCTTCTGTAtcgcctcccccacctccttgTCAACCCGATTAAACATCTCGATCGTCGCCTTCTGTACTTGAGGAAGAGCCTTGCCAACATGGGCCGCAACATTCTTGGCAAAGACCTTGTCTTCACCGTTGCTCTTAAAGATCTTCCAGAGATCACGAGGCTGCTCAAAGTCTTCGTCTGTGACTTCCGACGAGAACTGGGTGACTTTGCCCACCCACTCATCGTGGGCAATATCTGCTGGGCCGAGACGAAGTGAGTGGAAGGAGGATCGGACTGGGACAGTCAGCATCGAGGCTCTGTGCCGAGTGGTCAAGTGGAGGACTTACCATAGTCCGGATCACCGTCATAGTTGCCGTCCACACGCATCGGCCCGTCTCTTTGGTACGGCGAATAGACGTACTGGGCGCGGTTGCATGGCAGCTGTTGGTAGTTGGGACCCACGCGGTATCTGGCTGCATCGGGATAGCTGAACATTCTCGCTTGCAGCATGGGATCGGCACTGGGGCCGATGCCAGGAACCATCGTGCTGGGACTGAAGGCTGCCTGCTCAATGTCCTGGAAGTGGTTGTCGGGGTTGCGGTTGAGAGTCAGCCTACCAATGGGTCTCAGCGGGTAGTCCTTCTGTGGCCAGATGCGGGTGATGTCAAAAACATTCCAGCGGTAA
Protein-coding regions in this window:
- a CDS encoding uncharacterized protein (EggNog:ENOG503NWHM; COG:O), which produces MSGRSAYVRKKITETKTGEQQGHGRARAKSTTSSDNVTISDYPIGSMPALRQERDLVTGVGTTNARFLKFSEHAREDETMAYRGDVPSYVPQSSGSQSGSSVDGRRDGASTSQRNRPLNDFAYARARRPVIKTEDVSGIEKSGLRSMLDKRSDDFRKGLAKTFAFKKKDKKGSNAEKAGDFRPESSATVRPSPISADFNDGYDADVSPIQYQPSPSGPHPGVPWDDTGMLSPPPSGKLPPTPGSSGAPPIRRWIGAGRPVQRWNKLRKDPELWDPNGDVLVFFGTKGQSPRPNPSFRLSSHIIEATESRFLITLLREGSTEEDIHLPPSPAGAPPMLQRHNTHGQHLAAGGIGRGGHPTPPVSEDNSWEADGQISYEMYFPTPVSMSKLDQFRHHITTRNVFAMLYHSSLVGLSLYQALTDLHSRLESYMPPETDNVGTILNYLSARGTDDVRNDPETAVSLLAWSEQSDVRWEEGWRESFLHCAGMYSRLETCSDFRYLTPITRALLERACLETQLRVQAAEERLAAFQYSDMWPAAVATTASTSGPVGAAPAKAAADRLQNFFVQYYTREYGSWPPPLSPSGGADPYATAMVQGVLEEEEDIWLTRTVAQALQKDFAALYDYLVNRDIVWDVSEARSSRKWMMVSESGNRAFEADTEDLPMTDMLIEFDNKHRFPHIPHPYPLVPESIPPSLNPNKDAPSTSGGGMFGNKSSKKPTATTTRAGALDRRIQLAYTEATNICILGSDFTHSDLLDAFSKFEKSDKISEVDPATARRGRWVLVYGILQTLASVSVDAPNVRYRDNVTYHLSPRLKGNTKLPPWKGSSNPSANPEASHELSHCWVIPQTWRATSQHGGSSVSNSGAEENSTDEQDDFYPAYGYGGRSYNFPLPSSRAPSSAGGYRNNNKSLRSGSSRAPSTAYSNNLSSAASVMSHSETGSEAGGSSIWSPPPSSAGGGSRRVASSSRRRDNAKVSVAPGGGGGRYIDPVEEGGWAAPGQTYASRPGTGTGTGTGTGGYNNKEEGDDGRSFTTAYTSRGGERDGSRVRGGSGKRERSSPPVIRDFDFDGLDVIDDHAP
- a CDS encoding uncharacterized protein (EggNog:ENOG503P3HY); translation: MLFAIMFAFWRFMEILTLVPIVGMLSYFVNINLSANLMTPTSILVLFIVSVLALAWAVFTLFSYHRSSNNAQFVGFIDLCLFGALIAGVYYLRGIANADCSSGAILRQNGWLVVSVNFDKTCGMLKACFAMGIMNVVFFFITALMAWVHGRHTARDEKVRYVETRRVSRSRGGSRSSRRSRSYSGSRGHSHHRAYV